A single window of Anopheles moucheti chromosome 2, idAnoMoucSN_F20_07, whole genome shotgun sequence DNA harbors:
- the LOC128309532 gene encoding gelsolin-like: protein MNRLLVGAFLLSAVSIALIHGATVASGPGRKLNIPAFNNAGKTVGLEVWRVENFQPVVIPKAEHGKFYTGDSYIVMNTKEDKNKVKSHDIHFWLGTKTTQDEAGSAAILSVQLDDLLGGVPVQHREVEGTESDLFLGYFKGGVRYLEGGVASGFKHVTTNDPGAKRLFHIKGTKNIRVRQVELAVSAMNKGDCFILDAGREIYVYVGPHAGRVEKLKAINFANDLRDQDHAGRSKVHIIDEFSTLTDQENFFTILGSGSPTLVPDQSTAPADAAFEKTDAARVQLYRVTDAKGKLAVEPITERPLKQEFLKQEDSFILDTGSGLYVWIGKGATQQEKTQALAKAQEFIGSKKYPAWTPVERIVQNAETAPFKHFFQTWRIAGSNQSRLV, encoded by the exons ATGAATCGTTTGCTCGTTGGCGCATTTCTGCTGTCGGCGGTTTCCATCGCCCTCATCCACGGTGCAACGGTCGCAAGCGGTCCGGGCAGGAAGCTAAACATTCCCGCCTTCAACAATGCAGGCAAAACGGTTGGCTTGGAGGTGTGGCGTGTGGAGAACTTCCAGCCCGTAGTCATCCCGAAGGCAGAGCATGGAAAGTTCTACACCGGCGATTCGTACATCGTGATGAAC ACGAAGGAAGACAAGAATAAGGTCAAATCGCACGACATCCATTTCTGGCTCGGAACGAAAACTACCCAAGATGAGGCCGGTTCTGCGGCGATCCTGTCCGTCCAGCTGGACGACCTGTTGGGCGGCGTGCCGGTCCAACACCGGGAAGTCGAAGGTACGGAATCGGACCTGTTCCTCGGCTACTTCAAGGGTGGTGTGCGGTACCTTGAGGGTGGCGTTGCCAGTGGCTTCAAGCACGTAACCACCAACGATCCGGGCGCGAAGCGACTCTTCCACATCAAGGGCACGAAAAACATCCGCGTGCGGCAGGTAGAGCTTGCGGTGTCGGCCATGAACAAGGGCGACTGCTTCATACTGGATGCGGGTCGTGAAATTTACGTGTACGTTGGACCGCATGCGGGGCGCGTCGAAAAGCTGAAGGCTATCAATTTCGCCAACGATCTGCGCGATCAGGACCATGCCGGACGGTCGAAGGTGCACATCATTGACGAGTTTTCCACGCTGACGGACCAGGAGAACTTCTTCACGATTTTGGGCTCCGGATCACCGACGCTGGTGCCGGATCAATCGACGGCTCCAGCTGATGCCGCTTTCGAGAAGACGGATGCTGCCCGAGTACAGCTGTACCGCGTAACCGATGCAAAGGGCAAACTTGCCGTCGAACCGATCACTGAGCGTCCGTTGAAGCAGGAGTTCCTCAAGCAGGAGGATTCCTTCATCCTGGACACTGGCAGTGGTCTGTACGTGTGGATCGGCAAGGGAGCGACCCAGCAGGAGAAGACGCAAGCGCTAGCCAAGGCGCAGGAGTTTATCGGCTCCAAGAAGTACCCGGCCTGGACTCCGGTCGAACGGATTGTGCAGAACGCCGAAACGGCTCCATTCAAACACTTCTTCCAGACCTGGCGCATTGCTGGATCGAACCAATCGCGTTTGGTGTAA
- the LOC128298806 gene encoding insulin-like growth factor-binding protein complex acid labile subunit: protein MTLIISWIFILGLIVPDLSSSLLHCPHRCHCDDEKLDVNCEEGHLDVLPIALNPSIQRLVIKNNKIRIIDSSIQFYSELTLLDLSFNYLFNIPDRTFGHQRKLQQLHLNHNKISTISNRTFVGLGELLVLNLRGNLIDQIDALTFTPLAKLEELNLGQNRIASVGLSVSSFVGIGDLKILLLDDNLLSVIPSAETFKPVDKLAELYIGTNSLVAVEDGAFKVLSELTLLDLRSSLLPNVSEGTFGGIENLKSLNLADNRFVHVPSSALAVLRRLEELEIGQNHFEAVPAHAFRGLPNLKRFELKGSLYLRRIERAAFQTNTNLESIVIESNKALTVLEESTFAGLLYLKHLSLRNNGLERLDEGMLSWNSLRTVDISDNPINCDCYYSKLLQRLQSAARVSYNATGCPHHLPDQWECEYMLEKNKNLISVVVPLVAIVTAIALAFYRFRGLLREYVKNGCKSKAAASTTPAGPAGLPVLSPIGRTELSTVVDYEKTLSDDDYVIRSSNLYHGGVGQPILNGYPLYLQQNPSVYYNKPLPITEL, encoded by the coding sequence ATGACGCTCATCATATCGTGGATCTTCATTCTCGGACTGATTGTTCCGGATCTATCGTCGAGTCTTCTGCACTGTCCACACCGCTGCCACTGTGACGATGAAAAGTTGGACGTTAACTGCGAGGAGGGCCATCTGGATGTGCTGCCGATCGCGCTCAATCCGTCCATCCAGCGCTTGGTGATcaagaacaacaaaatacGCATCATCGACTCGTCCATCCAGTTCTACTCCGAGCTAACGCTGCTTGATCTGAGCTTCAACTATTTGTTCAACATACCGGATCGCACGTTCGGACATCAGCGAAAGCTGCAGCAGTTGCATCTGAACCACAACAAGATCAGCACCATCTCGAACCGCACGTTTGTGGGGTTGGGCGAACTGCTGGTGTTGAATCTGCGCGGTAATTTGATTGATCAGATCGACGCACTCACGTTCACACCGTTGGCAAAGCTGGAGGAGTTGAATCTTGGCCAGAACCGGATCGCTAGCGTCGGGTTGTCTGTGAGTTCGTTTGTGGGTATTGGCGATCTGAAGATTCTGCTGCTGGATGACAATTTGCTGAGCGTGATACCATCGGCGGAAACGTTTAAGCCTGTGGATAAGCTGGCCGAGTTGTACATTGGTACGAACTCGTTGGTTGCCGTCGAGGATGGCGCGTTTAAGGTTCTCTCCGAGCTGACACTGTTGGATCTGCGGAGTAGCCTGCTACCGAACGTGTCCGAAGGTACATTCGGTGGGATAGAAAACCTAAAGTCACTTAATCTAGCCGACAATCGGTTCGTGCATGTACCATCGTCGGCACTTGCTGTACTACGCCGTCTAGAGGAGTTGGAGATCGGACAGAACCATTTCGAAGCCGTACCGGCTCACGCATTCCGCGGACTTCCCAATCTCAAGCGCTTCGAGCTGAAAGGATCCCTGTACTTGCGACGCATCGAGCGAGCTGCCTTCCAGACAAACACCAACCTGGAATCGATCGTGATTGAATCGAACAAAGCGCTTACCGTGCTGGAGGAGTCAACATTCGCGGGTTTGCTCTATTTGAAGCACCTAAGTCTCCGCAATAACGGACTGGAGCGGCTGGACGAAGGTATGCTGTCCTGGAACAGTCTGCGCACGGTCGACATCTCCGACAATCCCATCAACTGCGATTGTTACTATTCGAAACTGCTGCAGCGACTTCAATCGGCGGCACGTGTCAGTTACAATGCCACCGGTTGTCCGCACCATCTGCCGGACCAGTGGGAGTGCGAGTATATGCTGGAGAAGAACAAGAATCTAATCTCGGTGGTGGTGCCGCTGGTGGCGATCGTCACTGCGATCGCGCTGGCATTCTACCGCTTCCGGGGGCTGTTGCGAGAGTACGTGAAGAACGGTTGCAAGAGTAAGGCAGCGGCGAGTACAACACCGGCCGGTCCGGCTGGATTGCCTGTGCTGTCACCGATAGGCCGTACGGAGCTGTCGACGGTGGTGGACTACGAGAAGACACTCTCCGATGATGATTACGTTATAAGATCAAGCAACCTGTACCATGGTGGCGTTGGCCAGCCGATTCTGAACGGATATCCGCTGTATCTTCAGCAGAACCCGAGCGTATACTACAACAAGCCACTACCCATTACGGAGTTATAG